The genomic stretch TAGGAATTAAGAGGAAGATGTTTGCTAAGAAGCGCTAAGTCGAGAAGGCTTTAATGAAGAAGACATAAGCTTCCTATACATCTCTCTAGTTTCTGAGTTCTTACTGATGTGTCCATGTTGTTGTTATTGTCTTTCCAATATATAATCAGTTCATAATCGTGTGGTGCGGTCGAAATAATAGTCCAGTTTTAGTGGTTAGAGACAATGAAGTTTTTTGTTTTGAGCCTAGTTTCTTGAAACAAATTCATAGTTGTATTTAATGCTCAACTATATAAAATTGTAAGCAATATAACTAATTCTTTTTTCAGGCCAAAACAACAAAGAAGATTGTGTTGACACTTCAATGCCAGAGCTGTAAGCATTATTCACATCATCCAATAAAAGTTTGTATTGATATTCTACCTCTCTATCCTTTGTAATTTTTCCACCTATAGCTAATATCTATTTTGTTCTCTTAGAGATGCAAACACTTTGAGACTGGAGGAGACAAAAAGGGCCAGGGAATTAACTTCTCTCTTctcgtttgttttttttttccaaattctaGGTGATgctatgttcttattttcattgaatATGATAGTCATTGATGTTATGAGAACTTGATCTATTTCATTTATCTACATTTCCGTGATTACAGGAGCAGCAACTACATGTTATGTGGCATTGCATCCGAACCTCAGGAGTGTGACTGGAAAGTACTTCGACGAAGAACTATCAAGAAGGCTTTGGTATTTAAACGAGAAGATGATTAAAGCCAATGAGTAAAGAGAATTCAAGTTATAAGAGGATAAGTAGCATCTATCAAGATCCTTTAAGTTCATGTAATAAGATGTAGTtgataggactagttttgagtatcttctaattaaaatttctttgtatgcgagtaattatgtttgttatagaagtgtaacgatgataatttatatatttatctcagttgtttatttaataatatgttgttgattgaagtagattaattttcatttatcttttatttgtctttggtattaaaagataatagtttaaaacTTCTTGTATTttgctaaaaaaaaataacacttttttatgcattgtgaaactgttgtctttgttaaaaaagacaacgctttttatgtgatgtctttaaaaaagacaacgctttttaagtgTTGTCTTTAACGTTGTCTTTACAAAAAatgacaacacttttaaagcgttgcaaaagcgttgtctttgctacaaacgacaacgcttttaaagcgttgtctttgagcatACTTTTAACAACAATGCTTTTAACAACGTTTTTCAgccacatagacaacgcttttaaagcgttgtctattagcttttttcttgttatacgggtgacaatctgacgCATTACTACAtccaaaatatacatcagccacatacggctagaatatatacacaaccacgcagtttatatcatcagtccACTcgactggaacaaaataaacacaatcacgcagtttaataaCACTTACATGGCTGAAAGTAATCATGCACAGCAGAAAACACAGAGAAACCCACAATCCACAACTAAAGtttactagccaattaggcttacacaaccacaagagTACGAAAGCAAAACACCACGAATCAAACTCCAAACACAGACCAATTCATATAATACCAAAATCGTTGTATACTAAAAACACAAGTAAAGCGAAAATAAAATCGATATAACGCAgaacccaggactggcagccaacatccctccaagcatccatgaatcatctactgctacctggAGAAAGAAAATcagtttgcgaggtggtgagtattggaactcagcgggtaaggaaatatagtgcatgaacataatatacaaatagtAAGTGAgtcaagagtatacagtctcaaaaggggaatagcagatactaaaacaaaactataataaatgctcatacctgaaaccatatcctaggctagtaatagaatgtcagaagtagtactaatctgctacagtattgctcataactacagaggtaataagcaaggtatatacaaacttcCAATAAGTAAACCAAGGACTAAACACCTACAACAAGGGTACATCtcaacataagcaagcatagcaaCATAAGTGAGtaacagcagtaagtaagcaataacggCATATATAAACAGtagcagccaaagcaagtataaaaatagcgtatgcacggatggtcactcccgcccacctctctgcaccatgacccctgtatggtcgagaggcggggtcagtgacagactgtacaccactccagctaccactcacatgagtggtcgaggggacagttgcatagtagctaacaagctacatctgcgacggggtccctgttgCTCGTAACTCGAGctaccactatccatgagtggccgagtgcggcacgacaggacaagcggcatcaactccagctaccactctctcgagtggccgaggatgctgCCCTGGTTAacaactctctcgaccgcaagagagaattggtcgttgacatgcatgacatgacatgatgcgccaaatacaacaatcatcatacaaatatcagtacaaattaggtatgctacatgaagctagcatgctcaatatagtacataaataaacaacaatcaaaacatacaaacatgatatctagtatctgctactgatcatggacaacaacaagagactgtatagatatgaaaACGAATTTCTTAAAgatcgcgtggaagtatcaagtgcaggaaaataagagtggagtcaaggtaaaaataacttcttatccaaaatagttcatgcaccaaggtcaaagtactagaaacaaagcaagaagtacccgtctTTACTATATAGTCTGAACCAAATCACGTCCTGTTACGTCAACCGTCTCAATCAATGTCCTGCACCAACGTACACAAATTAGCTATCTTCATATGAGTCAAATAGCTAATACCAATTCTCAAACTAATTAGGGGAAACCTTAATCAAACATAATCTTCGACTAACCTCCCCTACTCAATGTTTAGGTCTTACTGATACGATTCACCAATTAAACTAGAGTTAAATTAGTTCAACACTAAACAATCCATTATCCTTTGATAACAATTCCAATTTCTAGTACTAGAGTTAAT from Zingiber officinale cultivar Zhangliang unplaced genomic scaffold, Zo_v1.1 ctg133, whole genome shotgun sequence encodes the following:
- the LOC122036115 gene encoding uncharacterized protein LOC122036115 isoform X2; the protein is MLYRSMVALLTSVSGQNNKEDCVDTSMPELDANTLRLEETKRARELTSLFSFVFFFQILGAATTCYVALHPNLRSVTGKYFDEELSRRLWYLNEKMIKANE
- the LOC122036115 gene encoding uncharacterized protein LOC122036115 isoform X1, translated to MEFWTEFLVNSWGASTAWSGSPSAIHSTRSVSTCNSHRRLSLPQIPLPLPDDPSRASTSFIESSLGRASLCFTAAWSRCSPPFQAKTTKKIVLTLQCQSCKHYSHHPIKRCKHFETGGDKKGQGINFSLLVCFFFPNSRSSNYMLCGIASEPQECDWKVLRRRTIKKALVFKREDD